The Terriglobia bacterium genome contains the following window.
TGCCATCGGATCAGTCGTTTGAACAGGCGGGCACGATCGAATCCTCAGAACCCAAGTCTGCGATGGATCCGAACTTCAATCTCATGACCGAATACTATGAAGGGCAGGCCGCCTTCACGATCCCGGTGAAGGTGGCGGCAACCGCAACTGCCGGCAAGTCGGAGGTAAGAGTCAACGTGAGCTTCCAGACCTGCAATGAGGAGCTTTGCCTGCCGCCCAAAACAGTGAAGCTTGCCCTCGAAGTCAACCTCACGCGTTGAGTGCGGTCTCAAACAAAACCATGAAAGGCACCGAATCCTTCAGCCTGTTCCGTGGTTTCCTGCCGCCACCAGCGAAATTCCAGCGACGAATATCCATCCACAGAGCGCGCAACTCATACCTCTCGTACGTCACTCGGGACGGCAATGGCGGCACGGGCGGAAGCCCGCTGCCCTCGCGTTCGCACCACTTGCGAGCAAGACACGGTTCCGGACCTGCACGCGGCGCGCGTCGCGGCAGGTTGGAAAACAAAAAATGCCGGTGCTCTTGCAGCCGATGTAACGTATGCCCTCGTTTGCATACTTCTCAAGTTCGTCCACCGGCACCCCTTCGCGCGCAAGCAGGGCTCGTTTGAGCGACGTGCCGAACGCATATCGGCCGATGCCGCCTGCCGCGGGAACCACCCGGTGACAAGGCAGGAGAAGCGGTACGGGATTGTGCGCCATCGTGTTCCCGACCGCCCGAACCGCTCTGGGCCTGCCGGCCTCACGCGCCAGCCAGCTGTAGGGGCGTACTTCGCCGCGGGGAATCTGCCGCAAGAGCGTCAGAACCGTCTGCTCGAAAGCCGAGAGTCTGGACAAATCCACGCGTACGGTCGGAGGAGGGTTGCCCGTCGCCGCCGACTTTACGGCACGGGCATAGGATTCGGGAAGTTCCCCTCGGAGAGGCCGCCCGCCCAATCGCTTCCGGTACAGGTCCTCGAAGGATGAGGAGTCGCTTCCGCCCAGGTCCACCATCGTCACACCGTGAGCATTAAATCCCACCCAGAGCCTGCCGAGATCCGTTTCTACCGAGGAGTAACGCTCGCCAGCTCTTTCTTGCACATGCGCGAGGATGCCGGACGGAGCCCTGACCTGCAGCCAGCCCAAATCCGCTGCCAATTCTCCAATTCCGGCCAGCTCGCGGGTGCACTCCGGGCATTGAGACAGGTGCGCGAGAACCTCTGCCTGCTCGGCCCGCTTCAATTCGCCGGTGCGGAAAACATCCAGTCGTTTCAATACTGC
Protein-coding sequences here:
- a CDS encoding protein-disulfide reductase DsbD N-terminal domain-containing protein, producing MLDRGLGSTAVLALVLICVLLIPGAATEGSGQIPREPVKWSIKATLPDKPLKPGDKLTLQLTAKIEEGWHLYATDQAEGGPTPTRIVVPSDQSFEQAGTIESSEPKSAMDPNFNLMTEYYEGQAAFTIPVKVAATATAGKSEVRVNVSFQTCNEELCLPPKTVKLALEVNLTR
- a CDS encoding methylated-DNA--[protein]-cysteine S-methyltransferase — translated: MRCDAVLKRLDVFRTGELKRAEQAEVLAHLSQCPECTRELAGIGELAADLGWLQVRAPSGILAHVQERAGERYSSVETDLGRLWVGFNAHGVTMVDLGGSDSSSFEDLYRKRLGGRPLRGELPESYARAVKSAATGNPPPTVRVDLSRLSAFEQTVLTLLRQIPRGEVRPYSWLAREAGRPRAVRAVGNTMAHNPVPLLLPCHRVVPAAGGIGRYAFGTSLKRALLAREGVPVDELEKYANEGIRYIGCKSTGIFCFPTCRDARRVQVRNRVLLASGANARAAGFRPCRHCRPE